From one Phocaeicola salanitronis DSM 18170 genomic stretch:
- a CDS encoding DUF2461 domain-containing protein — translation MNIPGILDFLKQLAANNDRQWFLEHKTEYQHVQQSFEELLAVVIARISVFDESVSHVQPKDCTYRIYRDVRFSSDKSPYKSHIGGYINAKGKKSNHCGYYIHLEPDNCMLAGGSWCMPSDMLRAVRQSICDNIDEYRSIVEDPAFKKYFPIVGEEHLKTMPKGFPKDFPYPQYLQCKDYTVSCRIPDAFFNKPDFVDKIADVFKQLKRFADFTNFTIDDFE, via the coding sequence ATGAATATACCGGGCATATTGGACTTCTTGAAGCAATTGGCAGCTAACAATGACCGCCAATGGTTTCTGGAACATAAAACGGAATATCAGCACGTACAGCAAAGCTTTGAAGAGTTATTGGCTGTCGTAATAGCACGCATCTCTGTGTTTGATGAAAGCGTGTCTCATGTACAGCCTAAAGATTGCACGTACCGAATTTATCGTGATGTCCGTTTTTCTTCGGACAAATCCCCTTATAAATCCCACATAGGCGGATATATCAATGCGAAAGGGAAAAAATCAAACCATTGTGGTTATTACATTCATTTGGAACCGGACAATTGTATGCTGGCGGGCGGAAGCTGGTGCATGCCTTCGGATATGTTAAGGGCTGTCCGCCAATCAATCTGTGACAACATAGACGAATATCGTTCCATAGTGGAAGATCCGGCTTTCAAAAAATATTTCCCGATAGTGGGAGAGGAGCATTTGAAAACAATGCCGAAAGGATTTCCTAAAGACTTCCCTTATCCCCAATATCTCCAATGCAAAGATTATACCGTGTCTTGCCGGATACCGGATGCTTTTTTCAACAAGCCGGATTTTGTGGATAAGATTGCAGACGTGTTCAAGCAATTGAAACGTTTTGCCGATTTTACGAACTTTACAATAGATGATTTTGAATAA
- a CDS encoding YhcH/YjgK/YiaL family protein translates to MVVDTLENFEKYASLNPLFADVAAFFKTTDLNAHELGKMTLKENELTVNFTLAKPKTKEEAKLETHNDFIDIQIPLSGVELMGYTPRTDLPEEEYDTAKDRTFYKGLAQDYLTIKPGMFALFFPQDGHAPGVTPDEIKKLIVKVRVK, encoded by the coding sequence ATGGTTGTCGATACACTGGAAAATTTTGAGAAATACGCATCGCTGAACCCTTTGTTTGCCGATGTAGCGGCTTTCTTCAAAACAACCGATTTGAATGCACACGAATTAGGGAAAATGACATTGAAAGAAAATGAGCTGACCGTAAACTTTACTTTGGCAAAACCGAAAACGAAAGAAGAAGCAAAGTTGGAGACTCACAATGATTTCATTGACATCCAGATTCCTTTGTCGGGAGTGGAATTAATGGGATATACTCCGCGTACTGATTTGCCCGAAGAAGAATATGATACAGCGAAAGACAGAACCTTCTATAAAGGCTTAGCTCAAGATTACCTAACAATAAAGCCCGGCATGTTTGCCCTCTTTTTCCCTCAAGACGGACACGCTCCCGGTGTGACTCCTGATGAAATAAAGAAATTGATAGTAAAAGTACGAGTTAAATAA
- a CDS encoding inositol monophosphatase family protein, translating into MLNLSLLARQVCETAKEAGAFIRDEQKKFNRNAVEKKHAHDYVSYVDKESEKRIVARLKDLLPEAGFITEEGSIAHNEHAEYCWVVDPLDGTTNFIHNNAPYCVSIALRDKAELLIGVVYEITRDECFWTYKGSASYLNEVPIHVSPVSALDDAFIELGFPYNAEAYKPMAVHLVNRLYGNVGGLRLIGAAAAELCYIAAGRFDARIEAFLGPWDIAAGTLILENAGGKVSDFKGGDSFCSGIQVLASNGKLHADLMNIIDKLQNTSD; encoded by the coding sequence ATGCTGAATTTATCGTTGTTGGCCAGGCAGGTATGCGAAACCGCAAAAGAGGCAGGGGCATTTATCCGTGATGAACAAAAGAAGTTTAACAGAAATGCTGTAGAAAAAAAACATGCGCACGATTATGTATCGTATGTCGATAAAGAATCGGAAAAACGAATTGTCGCACGCCTGAAAGACCTGCTTCCGGAAGCGGGCTTCATTACAGAAGAAGGCAGTATCGCACACAATGAGCATGCGGAATATTGCTGGGTCGTGGATCCGTTAGACGGAACGACTAATTTCATCCATAACAATGCACCATATTGTGTAAGCATCGCATTAAGAGACAAAGCCGAGTTGCTGATAGGCGTCGTATACGAAATCACCCGTGACGAATGTTTTTGGACATATAAAGGCTCGGCCTCTTATTTGAATGAGGTTCCCATACATGTTTCTCCAGTATCGGCACTGGATGACGCTTTTATCGAATTGGGTTTCCCATATAATGCGGAAGCGTATAAGCCGATGGCTGTTCATTTGGTAAACAGGTTATATGGCAATGTAGGCGGACTACGTCTGATAGGGGCTGCTGCAGCCGAATTATGTTATATTGCAGCAGGCCGCTTCGATGCCCGTATCGAAGCATTCTTAGGACCATGGGATATTGCTGCCGGAACGCTTATTCTGGAAAATGCAGGAGGAAAAGTATCTGATTTCAAAGGTGGAGACTCTTTCTGTTCCGGGATTCAAGTATTGGCATCAAATGGCAAGCTTCATGCCGATCTGATGAATATTATTGACAAGTTGCAAAATACTTCTGATTAA
- a CDS encoding DUF6057 family protein: protein MSEYIHTAYKKAARIQTVVCGFLFAIFSFVYLYVFQRDILEALHFSLAHGKTHFAPLASALIITLSLILLRWGVNSLLRLKGNLRALSYFPSFLILGVLTNVGRDVYIYNHHTCWGWLLPVLLLVYILLGYGVGRFFKNQSNKEAGSVSQMNNGLLTIVLFSLMTVLIGNTERDFHHELEAERYLREHQYSEVLEVGKKSLKATRTLTVLRSMAMSHAGLLGEKLFAYPQYYRSDGLFFANDSTQTLRYTNDSIYYLLGAQPYKGEDRMEFLRNICYKGIGKYTALDYYLSSLLLEKQIDKFGEALVDFYDAEDTLPRYYKEAILMYRSSHPDYPFIIKDSVLIKRYDEYHKRKTGFTSFITERNGMRREFGDTYWWYFNYQE, encoded by the coding sequence ATGAGTGAATATATCCATACTGCTTATAAGAAGGCCGCTCGCATACAAACCGTTGTGTGCGGCTTTCTTTTTGCTATTTTCAGCTTCGTCTATTTATATGTTTTCCAACGGGACATTTTAGAAGCGTTACATTTTTCGTTGGCGCATGGCAAAACTCATTTTGCTCCGTTAGCAAGTGCATTAATCATAACCCTTAGTTTAATCCTATTGCGCTGGGGAGTCAATAGTTTGTTAAGGCTAAAAGGAAACCTTCGCGCACTTTCTTATTTTCCGTCGTTTCTGATTTTAGGTGTGTTGACTAATGTTGGGAGAGATGTTTACATCTACAATCATCATACTTGTTGGGGATGGCTCTTGCCTGTATTATTATTGGTTTACATCCTATTAGGTTATGGAGTGGGGCGATTTTTCAAGAATCAATCAAATAAAGAAGCAGGTTCTGTATCACAGATGAATAATGGCTTGTTAACAATCGTTTTATTCAGCCTGATGACTGTTCTGATAGGAAATACCGAACGTGACTTTCACCATGAATTGGAAGCTGAACGTTACCTGCGTGAACATCAGTATTCAGAGGTTTTGGAAGTTGGAAAGAAGTCCCTAAAAGCTACACGGACCTTAACCGTACTTCGCTCCATGGCTATGTCTCATGCCGGGTTACTGGGAGAAAAGCTTTTCGCTTATCCGCAATATTACCGCTCAGACGGACTCTTCTTCGCAAACGATTCTACACAAACATTGCGTTATACCAACGATTCTATTTATTATTTGCTCGGAGCACAGCCATATAAAGGAGAAGACCGGATGGAATTCTTGCGTAATATTTGTTACAAAGGCATAGGTAAATATACTGCACTTGATTATTATTTGTCTTCGTTATTGCTTGAAAAACAAATAGATAAATTCGGAGAAGCCTTGGTAGACTTTTACGATGCGGAAGATACCTTGCCACGCTATTATAAAGAAGCCATCCTGATGTATCGGTCGTCTCATCCGGATTACCCTTTCATTATAAAAGACAGTGTTTTGATTAAACGATATGATGAATACCATAAGCGGAAAACTGGCTTTACTTCATTTATTACAGAACGAAACGGAATGCGAAGAGAGTTTGGTGATACCTATTGGTGGTATTTCAACTATCAGGAATAA
- a CDS encoding DUF4738 domain-containing protein codes for MRKVLFFMLFMPLIAACTGSVEKKEEKAEEERNQMIMQHLQGIWIDDNTELPMLKIKGDSIFLASQINMPFCFSISGDSLLAKGLEPVAYRIIKIEEHVFQFYTSLGDLVSLHKSDNDTIPFGYQTVTEPEKKVIEKDSVFYFQGKRYHGYAYINPSTKKVFRPTITEEGMIVDNVYYDNIIHICVFQGKQRLYAKDIGKEIFEGTVPADFLKMSVLSDMKFTGVDSEGYHYQATVSMPDDLSCYYVNLLIDEKGTLTFKLKE; via the coding sequence ATGAGAAAAGTATTATTTTTCATGCTTTTTATGCCTTTGATTGCAGCCTGTACGGGAAGTGTTGAAAAAAAAGAAGAAAAGGCTGAGGAGGAAAGGAACCAAATGATTATGCAACATTTGCAAGGCATTTGGATAGATGACAATACGGAATTGCCAATGTTGAAAATTAAGGGAGATAGTATTTTTCTTGCAAGCCAAATCAATATGCCGTTCTGTTTTAGCATTTCGGGTGATTCATTGTTGGCCAAAGGCTTGGAGCCAGTCGCTTACCGGATTATCAAAATCGAAGAACACGTATTCCAGTTCTACACCTCTTTAGGCGATTTGGTCTCTTTGCACAAATCAGACAACGATACGATTCCGTTTGGCTATCAAACCGTAACGGAGCCTGAAAAGAAGGTTATAGAAAAGGATTCTGTTTTTTATTTTCAAGGGAAGCGTTATCATGGATATGCCTATATCAACCCTTCAACCAAAAAAGTATTCCGCCCTACAATAACCGAAGAAGGGATGATTGTAGACAATGTTTATTATGACAACATTATTCATATCTGTGTATTTCAAGGCAAACAGCGCCTGTACGCAAAAGACATCGGCAAAGAGATTTTCGAAGGTACGGTACCTGCTGATTTCTTGAAAATGTCGGTTTTGTCAGATATGAAATTTACGGGAGTTGATTCAGAGGGCTATCATTATCAGGCAACGGTCAGTATGCCTGATGATTTGTCATGCTATTATGTGAATTTGCTTATTGATGAGAAGGGTACACTGACGTTTAAGTTAAAAGAATAA
- a CDS encoding M16 family metallopeptidase, producing MALDRTTAPEIRQIEHFSIAEPERRVMRNGVPLNIIQVGQEDVVRFDLLIKGGQWNQTQPLQAMFTNRMLREGTSSLTSAQIAEKLDYYGAWLDLSSSVNYGFITLYSLSKHFSKTIEIVASMVKEPVFPEKELAVILNVNKQQFQVNARRVDVMARKRLNRALFGIHHPLGKYAELEDYDRINREALQKYYRTYYHSGNSSVYVSGKITPEIIRCIERHWGESDWGDTSVKASFTDYIPQQEKNNYIFVEKEDALQSALKMGGFSLSQQHPDYLKFRVLVTLFGGYFGSRLMSNIREEKGYTYGISAGLVNYPKIGILGISTEAANEYIQPIITEIEKEMDILRSEKVSEKELEMVRNYMLGDMCRSYESAFSLSDAWIFIETAGLGNDFFERSLKAIREVCSEEILTLAQRHFCKENLISVVAGKKV from the coding sequence ATGGCTTTAGATAGAACAACAGCTCCTGAAATTCGTCAGATAGAACATTTTTCGATAGCGGAACCGGAACGTCGTGTGATGCGAAACGGAGTTCCGTTGAACATTATTCAGGTCGGTCAAGAAGATGTAGTCCGTTTTGACCTATTAATAAAAGGAGGGCAATGGAACCAAACCCAGCCCTTACAAGCCATGTTTACCAACCGTATGCTACGGGAAGGGACTTCTAGTCTGACTTCTGCCCAGATAGCCGAGAAACTGGATTATTATGGCGCGTGGCTTGATTTGTCTTCATCGGTCAATTATGGTTTTATCACTTTGTATTCATTAAGCAAGCATTTTTCTAAAACAATAGAAATTGTCGCTTCCATGGTGAAAGAACCGGTTTTCCCTGAAAAAGAACTGGCGGTTATCTTGAATGTGAACAAGCAGCAGTTTCAGGTGAATGCACGCCGTGTAGATGTGATGGCACGCAAAAGGCTAAACCGTGCCCTCTTCGGCATTCATCATCCGTTGGGGAAATATGCAGAACTGGAAGATTATGACCGTATCAACCGCGAAGCATTGCAAAAATATTACCGGACTTATTACCATTCCGGCAACAGCTCGGTTTATGTATCGGGGAAAATCACGCCGGAGATTATACGCTGTATCGAGCGGCATTGGGGTGAATCCGACTGGGGAGATACCTCTGTGAAAGCATCTTTTACGGACTATATACCCCAGCAAGAGAAGAACAATTATATTTTTGTAGAAAAAGAAGACGCATTGCAAAGCGCGTTGAAAATGGGAGGCTTTTCGCTTTCCCAACAACACCCGGACTATTTGAAGTTCCGTGTGTTGGTCACTTTATTCGGGGGATATTTCGGAAGCAGGTTAATGTCGAATATCCGTGAAGAAAAAGGCTATACGTATGGGATAAGCGCAGGATTGGTGAACTATCCTAAGATTGGTATATTGGGAATCAGCACCGAGGCTGCCAATGAATACATCCAGCCTATCATCACTGAAATAGAAAAAGAAATGGATATCTTGCGTTCGGAGAAAGTATCCGAAAAAGAACTTGAAATGGTGCGCAACTATATGTTGGGAGACATGTGCCGTTCGTATGAAAGCGCTTTCTCTTTATCGGACGCATGGATTTTCATTGAAACGGCCGGACTGGGAAATGATTTCTTTGAGCGCTCCCTGAAAGCTATCAGAGAGGTTTGTTCCGAAGAGATTTTGACATTGGCACAAAGACATTTCTGTAAAGAAAACTTAATATCTGTAGTCGCAGGTAAAAAAGTGTAA
- a CDS encoding alpha amylase C-terminal domain-containing protein, which translates to MDEVLNIIKNDPWLAPYQDAITGRHQHAIDKEKELAGKKTLSDFATGHLYFGLHHTDKGWTFREWAPNATAIYLIGDFNDWTESPKFKLKKVKNSGNWEINLPEKAMKHGDLYKLKVYWEGGCGERIPAWATRVVQDDNTKIFSAQVWNPSKPYKFKKKVFTPNVSPLMIYECHIGMAQDAEKVGTYNEFRENILPRVVKDGYNCIQIMAIQEHPYYGSFGYHVSSFFAPSSRFGTPDELKQLIDTAHQMGLAVIMDIVHSHAVKNEVEGLGNFAGDPCQYFYQGDRREHPAWDSLCFDYGKNEVLHFLLSNCKYWLEEFHFDGFRFDGVTSMLYYSHGLGEAFCSYEDYFNGHQDDNAICYLTLANKLIHQVNPRAITIAEEVSGMPGLAAPFDDGGYGFDYRMAMNIPDYWIKIIKERKDEDWKPSSMFWEVTNRRKDEKTISYCESHDQALVGDKTIIFRLIDADMYWHFRKGDENGVAERGIALHKMIRLLTASTINGGYLNFMGNEFGHPEWIDFPREGNGWSYKYARRQWHLVDDPSLCYQYLGDFDSAMVHLIESVKNIQKTDVIEVWHNDGDQVLAYRRKDLVFVFNFNPTRSFTDYGFLVPRGEYHVVLNTDNKAFGGFGFSDDSIPHFTCADPLYAKDKKEWLKLYIPARSAVVLKRQK; encoded by the coding sequence ATGGATGAAGTATTGAATATCATTAAGAATGACCCGTGGTTGGCTCCATATCAAGACGCGATTACCGGCAGGCACCAACATGCGATAGATAAGGAAAAAGAACTGGCAGGAAAGAAAACGTTGTCGGACTTTGCGACCGGACATCTTTATTTCGGTTTGCATCATACGGACAAAGGATGGACATTCCGTGAATGGGCGCCCAATGCAACTGCAATTTATTTAATTGGTGATTTTAATGACTGGACAGAATCACCTAAGTTTAAGCTGAAAAAAGTAAAAAATAGCGGGAATTGGGAAATCAATCTTCCGGAGAAAGCCATGAAGCATGGCGACCTGTACAAATTAAAGGTGTATTGGGAAGGCGGATGCGGAGAACGTATTCCGGCATGGGCTACCCGTGTAGTTCAGGATGACAATACCAAGATATTCAGCGCACAAGTCTGGAATCCAAGCAAACCGTATAAATTTAAGAAAAAAGTATTTACACCGAATGTAAGTCCCTTGATGATTTATGAATGCCATATCGGCATGGCTCAAGATGCAGAAAAAGTCGGTACCTATAATGAATTCCGTGAAAACATCTTGCCGCGTGTAGTAAAAGACGGTTATAATTGCATTCAGATTATGGCTATTCAGGAACATCCGTATTATGGAAGTTTCGGCTATCACGTATCCAGCTTTTTTGCTCCTTCTTCACGATTTGGCACACCCGATGAATTGAAACAGCTTATTGATACAGCACATCAAATGGGACTTGCCGTTATCATGGATATTGTGCATTCACATGCCGTAAAAAATGAAGTGGAGGGATTGGGCAACTTTGCAGGAGACCCTTGCCAGTATTTCTATCAAGGTGACCGCCGTGAACATCCGGCATGGGATTCTCTTTGTTTCGATTACGGAAAAAATGAAGTGCTCCATTTCTTGCTTTCGAACTGCAAGTACTGGTTGGAGGAGTTCCATTTTGACGGTTTCCGTTTTGACGGAGTCACTTCAATGCTTTATTACAGTCATGGGTTAGGCGAGGCTTTCTGCAGCTATGAAGACTATTTCAATGGGCATCAAGACGACAATGCCATTTGTTATTTGACCTTGGCTAATAAACTGATTCATCAGGTCAATCCGCGTGCCATAACAATAGCTGAAGAAGTGTCAGGTATGCCAGGATTGGCTGCTCCTTTTGATGACGGAGGATATGGTTTCGATTACCGTATGGCTATGAATATTCCGGATTATTGGATTAAGATAATCAAGGAACGCAAGGATGAAGACTGGAAACCGTCCAGTATGTTCTGGGAAGTGACCAATCGGAGAAAAGACGAAAAGACTATTTCGTATTGTGAAAGCCATGACCAGGCATTGGTAGGAGACAAGACGATTATTTTCCGTTTGATCGATGCGGATATGTATTGGCATTTCCGTAAAGGTGATGAGAATGGTGTCGCAGAACGAGGCATAGCTTTGCATAAGATGATTCGCTTGCTGACCGCTTCTACCATCAATGGAGGCTATCTGAACTTTATGGGAAATGAATTCGGACATCCCGAATGGATTGATTTTCCGCGCGAAGGTAACGGCTGGTCGTACAAGTATGCTCGCCGTCAATGGCATTTGGTAGACGATCCTTCTTTGTGTTATCAATACTTAGGAGATTTCGATTCCGCTATGGTTCATTTGATAGAAAGTGTCAAGAATATTCAAAAAACCGATGTAATAGAAGTTTGGCACAACGATGGCGACCAAGTATTGGCATACCGCCGGAAGGATTTAGTGTTTGTATTTAACTTTAACCCGACACGTTCGTTTACCGACTACGGATTTTTAGTTCCACGTGGGGAATATCATGTTGTGTTGAATACTGATAATAAAGCGTTTGGCGGATTCGGATTTTCAGACGATTCGATACCTCATTTTACTTGTGCCGACCCGTTGTATGCAAAAGATAAGAAAGAATGGCTTAAACTTTACATCCCGGCACGTTCGGCTGTAGTATTGAAACGTCAGAAATAG
- a CDS encoding FHA domain-containing protein yields MKRVRCPKCDHYIQFDETKYQEGQSLVFVCDQCKKQFSIRIGKSKLNAGSRKEEVIDEKEGTQDWGNVVAIENVFGYKQVLPLHEGDNLIGRRSKGTEVDIPIETNDPSMDRRHCILNVKRDKQGKVIYTLRDNDSITGTFVMNDLLGPKDRIRLEDGSIFTLGATTLILRAAEEKE; encoded by the coding sequence ATGAAGAGAGTAAGATGTCCGAAATGTGACCATTACATCCAATTTGACGAGACGAAATATCAGGAAGGCCAGTCTTTGGTTTTTGTTTGTGACCAGTGCAAGAAGCAGTTTTCCATTCGGATTGGAAAATCCAAGCTGAACGCAGGAAGCCGGAAAGAAGAAGTCATAGATGAAAAAGAAGGGACACAAGATTGGGGAAATGTAGTAGCAATCGAGAATGTGTTCGGCTATAAGCAGGTATTGCCCTTGCATGAAGGCGATAATCTAATCGGACGGCGCTCGAAAGGTACAGAAGTTGACATTCCGATAGAGACCAACGATCCGAGTATGGACCGCCGTCATTGCATTCTGAATGTGAAACGCGATAAACAAGGCAAAGTCATATATACGTTGCGCGACAATGACAGTATCACCGGCACTTTTGTGATGAATGACTTGTTAGGTCCTAAAGACCGAATCCGATTGGAAGATGGCAGCATTTTCACCTTGGGGGCCACGACCTTGATTCTTCGGGCAGCAGAAGAAAAAGAATAA
- a CDS encoding 2-amino-4-hydroxy-6-hydroxymethyldihydropteridine diphosphokinase, with product MKNMHRCILCIGSNYRAETFMELAEMLLNRRFPSIRWGKMIKTLPEGTTCPDPYFNRAASFDTAWDADALRNYFKSIEKACGRTLLSKQMGIIPLDIDLLMMDNTVLKPEDMQKMYVRQALQGFET from the coding sequence ATGAAAAATATGCATCGATGCATTCTTTGCATCGGGTCGAATTATCGGGCGGAAACTTTTATGGAACTGGCAGAAATGCTGCTCAACCGGCGTTTCCCTTCCATCCGGTGGGGAAAGATGATAAAGACTTTACCCGAAGGGACAACATGTCCTGACCCTTACTTCAATCGTGCCGCCTCATTCGATACGGCATGGGATGCCGATGCTTTGCGGAATTATTTTAAAAGCATTGAAAAAGCCTGCGGGCGTACATTGCTGAGTAAGCAGATGGGCATCATCCCTCTTGACATTGACTTGCTGATGATGGACAATACGGTGCTTAAGCCGGAAGACATGCAAAAAATGTATGTACGTCAAGCGTTGCAAGGGTTTGAAACATAA
- a CDS encoding HU domain-containing protein: MIELARHIEVLLLENDCVIVPGLGGFIAHYCSSKYNKETHEFCPPVRSIGFNPKLVMNDGLLVQSYMQAYNTDFPDATRKIKVVVEALKEKLYQEGHVCLNQVGTLYYNINGVYEFEPAENGFFTPSLYGLAAFTVQKLPFKPTMAIEPLRQKPAMRLPRHKQAYSYQRWARNAVAVAATILLFFLFSVPVKNTYVDEANYASLGSSGLFDAIRNQSAASCILSPVSQAAGGKEEQPQAQKKQVKNNVNTLKPVAVKTEKVEALSKAGQTARQAKKEANVSKVSSQKETVKTSPAVPKNGKASHVIVASLTNSADAESVVESLKKKGYTEAQTVVSQGRYRVSLYHYTDKAEAYKKVQELKKQEDFASAWVFTSK; this comes from the coding sequence ATGATTGAATTAGCCAGACATATCGAAGTATTGCTTTTGGAGAACGATTGTGTAATCGTTCCCGGCTTGGGTGGGTTCATAGCTCACTACTGCTCTTCTAAATATAATAAGGAGACACATGAATTTTGTCCGCCGGTGCGTTCCATAGGGTTCAACCCAAAACTGGTAATGAACGACGGATTATTGGTCCAATCATACATGCAGGCATATAATACGGACTTTCCTGATGCTACCCGCAAAATAAAGGTTGTGGTAGAAGCATTGAAAGAAAAATTATATCAAGAAGGTCATGTGTGCTTGAATCAGGTAGGGACACTTTATTATAATATAAACGGTGTGTACGAGTTTGAGCCGGCCGAGAATGGATTCTTTACTCCATCGCTTTACGGATTGGCGGCTTTTACGGTTCAAAAATTGCCATTCAAGCCTACGATGGCAATCGAACCGTTGCGTCAGAAACCGGCAATGCGGTTGCCACGACACAAGCAGGCCTATTCTTATCAACGTTGGGCTCGAAATGCCGTGGCCGTAGCTGCTACCATTCTATTGTTCTTCTTGTTCTCCGTTCCGGTAAAGAACACTTATGTCGATGAAGCCAATTATGCGTCATTAGGTTCTTCCGGATTATTTGATGCAATCCGTAATCAGTCGGCTGCTTCTTGTATACTTTCTCCTGTTTCACAAGCTGCCGGCGGGAAAGAAGAACAGCCGCAAGCTCAAAAAAAGCAAGTAAAGAATAATGTAAATACGCTGAAACCGGTTGCCGTAAAAACCGAAAAGGTAGAAGCGCTTTCTAAAGCCGGACAAACGGCACGTCAGGCAAAAAAAGAAGCAAACGTTTCCAAGGTCTCTTCTCAAAAAGAAACGGTAAAAACTTCTCCGGCAGTTCCGAAAAACGGTAAGGCGAGCCATGTCATTGTAGCGAGTCTTACAAATTCCGCCGATGCCGAAAGTGTAGTGGAAAGCTTGAAAAAGAAAGGCTATACAGAAGCGCAAACGGTTGTTTCGCAGGGACGATACCGGGTTTCGTTGTACCACTATACTGATAAAGCGGAGGCTTACAAAAAAGTACAGGAATTAAAGAAGCAAGAAGATTTCGCTTCGGCATGGGTTTTTACTTCTAAATAA
- a CDS encoding MORN repeat-containing protein, which translates to MNRYTLLLWAFIGWGSLSASAQMSLGYYKFKDGAEYTGELKGRRPNGKGKTVFKNGDTYEGEYVKGKRQGQGTYMFADGEKYVGEWYEDQQHGKGTYYFMNNNRYEGMWYQDFQEGEGTMYYYNGDKYVGLWHQDKRNGKGIYTWNGGARYEGEWKDDLKNGTGVMIWEDNSKYEGEWKNGERDGKGTFYYTNGDKYVGDWVHDVQHGKGTYYFQNGEQYEGDYADGERTGEGIYTYPNGDKYVGQFKNGKQEGNGIFTWQNGAVYEGEWKNNQRSGHGHYKWGNGDEYEGEWKNNVAEGDGVLRMQDGSVYTGKFAGGKENGKGVIVNKDGSRFEGFFKQGKKDGAFIEMDANGKITRQGTFRNGRLLEEKK; encoded by the coding sequence ATGAACAGATACACATTATTGCTATGGGCATTTATCGGGTGGGGAAGTTTGTCTGCTTCTGCCCAGATGTCATTAGGCTATTATAAATTTAAGGACGGAGCGGAATATACGGGCGAACTGAAAGGGCGCCGTCCGAACGGAAAAGGAAAAACGGTATTTAAAAACGGTGATACATACGAAGGTGAGTATGTAAAAGGGAAACGCCAAGGACAAGGCACATACATGTTCGCTGATGGCGAAAAATATGTGGGTGAATGGTACGAAGACCAGCAGCACGGCAAAGGCACTTATTATTTCATGAATAATAACCGCTATGAAGGCATGTGGTATCAGGACTTCCAAGAAGGCGAAGGTACAATGTATTATTATAACGGCGATAAATACGTCGGCTTGTGGCATCAGGACAAGCGGAACGGAAAGGGAATCTATACATGGAACGGAGGTGCGCGATATGAAGGCGAATGGAAAGATGACTTGAAAAACGGGACAGGCGTCATGATTTGGGAAGACAATTCGAAATATGAAGGCGAATGGAAAAACGGCGAGCGTGACGGAAAAGGCACTTTCTATTATACCAATGGAGATAAATATGTAGGCGACTGGGTGCACGACGTGCAGCATGGCAAAGGCACTTATTACTTCCAGAACGGAGAACAGTACGAAGGAGACTATGCCGACGGTGAGCGTACCGGTGAAGGCATCTATACATATCCGAACGGTGACAAATATGTAGGTCAATTTAAAAACGGCAAACAAGAAGGAAACGGTATATTTACATGGCAAAACGGAGCTGTATACGAAGGCGAATGGAAAAATAACCAACGTTCGGGGCACGGGCACTATAAGTGGGGCAACGGTGATGAGTACGAAGGTGAATGGAAAAACAATGTTGCTGAAGGAGACGGCGTATTGCGTATGCAAGACGGCTCGGTATATACCGGTAAATTTGCCGGAGGAAAGGAAAACGGCAAAGGAGTCATTGTAAATAAAGACGGCTCACGCTTTGAGGGATTTTTCAAGCAGGGGAAAAAAGACGGCGCCTTTATCGAAATGGACGCGAATGGGAAGATAACCCGTCAAGGGACATTCCGTAACGGAAGATTGTTGGAGGAGAAGAAATAA